One Paramisgurnus dabryanus chromosome 9, PD_genome_1.1, whole genome shotgun sequence DNA segment encodes these proteins:
- the pias1b gene encoding E3 SUMO-protein ligase PIAS1 — translation MAESAELKQMVMSLRVSELQVLLGYAGRNKHGRKHELLTKALHLLKAGCSPAVQMKIKELYRRRFPTKMVSPTDLSLPGIHASSGGAPAGLPSSLAHLGFDGHGSPSLLPVTLLGPKHELGLPHLPSTLHPVHPDVKLQRLPFYDVLDELIKPTSLASDSSQRFQETCFAFALTPQQVQQISSSMDISGTKCDFSVQVQLRFCLSETSCPQEDHFPPNLCVKVNGKPCNLPGYLPPTKNGVEPKRPSRPINITSLVRLSTTVPNTIVVSWTSEIGRSYSMAVYLVRQQSSSVLLQRLRAKGIRNPDHSRALIKEKLTADPDSEIATTSLRVSLLCPLGKMRLTIPCRSLTCSHLQCFDATLYIQMNEKKPTWVCPVCDKKAPYEHLIIDGLFMEILSSCVDCDEIQFKEDGNWAPMRSKKVVQEVSASSNGIDDSCRSVLSEHRNSSSHGGSSKKVEVIDLTLDSSSEEEDDDDDNDNDEPPPKRACPSLSPTSPPVNKGVLNLHHQASPLARAPSMPAVEPNYIPPPPPLIQDYRHYYHTPSDLSDLNFFSFLQGDNHQHYNMVMAAAAAASASAPTSEDHELLLNRFMPYGSSQLFLEQSGTVPSSSLVPANGSGGSSSGSSSSLVSSSSLRDSHAHSNASRSRSDAAASVIYGSIPDVISLD, via the exons ATGGCGGAGAGTGCGGAATTGAAG CAAATGGTGATGAGCCTTCGTGTCTCAGAGCTTCAGGTTCTCCTGGGATACGCAGGTCGTAACAAGCATGGACGTAAGCACGAACTCTTGACCAAAGCGCTACACTTGTTGAAAGCAGGCTGCAGCCCAGCCGTACAAATGAAGATCAAGGAGCTCTACCGCCGCCGCTTCCCCACAAAGATGGTATCTCCGACAGACCTCTCACTCCCGGGAATACACGCCAGCTCTGGTGGGGCTCCCGCGGGACTGCCCAGCAGCCTGGCCCACTTGGGATTCGATGGGCACGGCTCACCCTCTCTACTACCTGTCACACTGCTTGGGCCAAAGCACGAGCTGGGCCTGCCCCACCTGCCCTCCACCCTACACCCAGTCCATCCAGACGTCAAACTCCAGAGGCTGCCCTTCTACGATGTTCTCGATGAGCTGATCAAGCCAACCAGTTTAG CCTCAGACAGCAGTCAGAGGTTTCAGGAAACGTGTTTTGCTTTTGCGCTCACGCCTCAGCAAGTTCAACAGATCAGCAGTTCAAT GGACATCTCTGGGACCAAATGTGACTTCAGCGTACAAGTACAGCTAAG GTTTTGCTTATCTGAAACAAGTTGTCCTCAGGAAGACCATTTCCCACCCAACCTTTGTGTTAAAGTGAATGGAAAACCCTGTAACCTCCCT GGTTATCTTCCTCCCACCAAAAATGGGGTGGAGCCAAAGCGACCGAGCAGACCCATCAACATTACCTCCCTGGTTAGGTTGTCTACAACAGTTCCCAACACCATTGTTGTATCATGGACGTCAGAAATCGGAAGG AGTTACTCCATGGCAGTGTACCTCGTCCGACAGCAGTCCTCCTCAGTTTTGCTACAGAGACTACGGGCAAAAGGCATAAGAAATCCAGACCACTCTAGAGCGCTCA TTAAAGAAAAGCTTACCGCTGATCCTGACAGTGAGATCGCCACCACCAGCCTGCGAGTCTCCCTGCTCTGTCCG CTTGGAAAAATGCGTCTGACGATTCCCTGCCGATCACTCACCTGCTCGCACCTCCAGTGCTTTGATGCTACGCTTTATATCCAAATGAATGAAAAGAAGCCCACTTGGGTGTGTCCAGTCTGTGACAAGAAAGCCCCATATGAGCACCTCATCATTGACGG ATTGTTCATGGAGATTCTGAGCAGTTGTGTGGACTGTGATGAGATCCAGTTTAAGGAAGATGGCAACTGGGCTCCCATGAGATCCAAGAAGGTGGTACAGGAAGTGTCGGCCTCATCAAACGGGATTGATG ATTCTTGTCGGTCGGTTTTGTCGGAACACAGAAACAGTTCGTCCCATGGTGGTAGCAGTAAGAAGGTAGAGGTGATTGACCTGACGCTGGACAGCTCCTCGGAGGaggaggatgatgatgatgataatgataATGACGAACCTCCACCTAAAAGAGCCTGTCCATCTTTATCACCCACGTCTCCACCTGTCAACAAAGG AGTGTTAAATCTACATCATCAGGCATCTCCACTGGCACGAGCACCCAGCATGCCTGCAGTGGAACCGAACTATATCCCTCCCCCTCCTCCTCTCATCCAGGACTACCGTCACTATTACCACACACCCAGCGACCTGTCAG ATTTGAATTTCTTCTCATTTTTACAAGGTGACAATCACCAG cATTATAACATGGTCATGGCCGCTGCGGCCGCCGCATCGGCCTCCGCACCCACATCAGAAGACCACGAGCTGCTGCTTAACCGCTTTATGCCCTACGGCTCATCTCAGCTGTTCCTGGAGCAGTCGGGGACGGTGCCAAGCAGCTCGCTAGTGCCTGCCAACGGCAGCGGGGGCAGCAGCAGTGGGAGCAGCAGCAGTCTGGTGTCCTCCAGCAGCCTCCGAGACAGCCACGCTCACAGCAACGCCTCCCGTTCACGTTCGGATGCCGCCGCCTCGGTCATATACGGCTCCATCCCAGATGTCATTTCACTGGACTGA